The Winogradskyella schleiferi genome has a window encoding:
- a CDS encoding peptidoglycan-binding protein LysM, whose translation MTINSVKNFIIPFTICLLAALALYPNPSLDPETYSTEGLELNYNISEELAMVSQDHTFKQSLFTPHLGKSFEGFKEALAFKESRGDYFTVNTLGYLGKYQFGAETLKLIGIYTPNQFLYNPELQEKAFVANAKRNKWVLRKDIKRFEGKQIGGVKVTESGILAAAHLAGPGNVKKFLRSYGGNNLSDAYGSSVKFYMKKFSGYDTSMITPDKKARVTL comes from the coding sequence ATGACTATAAATAGCGTTAAGAATTTTATCATACCATTCACAATTTGTTTGCTTGCTGCATTAGCTTTGTATCCAAATCCGTCTCTTGATCCTGAGACGTATTCTACAGAAGGATTAGAACTCAATTACAACATTTCTGAAGAATTAGCTATGGTTAGTCAAGACCATACTTTTAAGCAGAGTTTATTTACGCCACATTTAGGAAAATCTTTTGAAGGTTTTAAAGAAGCTTTGGCTTTTAAGGAGTCTAGAGGTGATTATTTTACAGTTAATACTTTAGGTTATTTAGGTAAATACCAGTTTGGTGCTGAGACCTTAAAATTAATTGGGATTTATACGCCGAATCAGTTTTTATATAATCCAGAATTGCAAGAAAAAGCGTTTGTTGCCAATGCGAAGCGAAATAAATGGGTCCTTAGAAAAGATATTAAGCGCTTTGAAGGCAAACAGATTGGTGGCGTAAAAGTAACTGAGTCTGGTATTTTAGCAGCTGCACACTTGGCAGGTCCAGGAAATGTAAAAAAGTTTTTACGCAGTTATGGCGGCAATAATCTTTCTGATGCCTATGGGTCTTCAGTTAAGTTTTATATGAAAAAGTTTTCGGGATATGATACCTCTATGATTACTCCTGATAAGAAAGCAAGGGTTACTTTATAA
- a CDS encoding SAM-dependent methyltransferase encodes MSSPKGKLYLIPTRLGDSPPLEVLPISIKKIVEDLDYYIVENEKTARRFIKRISSGKSQPSLKLQVLNKYTTEAERNTYLNACLEGISIGLLSEAGCPAIADPGADIVSLAHQMDIQVVPMVGPSSILLALMGSGMNGQSFTFNGYLPIDKSERKSKLKSLERLSSEHNQAQIFIETPYRNMKMLEDLVNTLHPNTRICVACDLTLPTEFIKTKTASDWKHNKEDLHKRPAIFIIQKD; translated from the coding sequence ATGAGCAGCCCAAAAGGAAAATTATATCTCATACCAACACGATTAGGTGATAGTCCACCTCTTGAAGTTTTACCGATTTCAATAAAGAAAATCGTAGAGGATCTCGATTATTACATCGTTGAAAATGAAAAAACAGCACGTCGTTTTATAAAACGAATATCATCTGGTAAATCGCAACCATCTTTAAAGCTTCAGGTACTAAATAAATATACTACAGAAGCCGAGCGCAACACCTATTTAAATGCATGTTTAGAAGGTATCTCAATTGGTTTGCTCTCAGAAGCTGGCTGTCCTGCCATTGCGGATCCTGGTGCGGACATTGTGAGTTTAGCCCATCAAATGGATATTCAAGTGGTGCCGATGGTTGGCCCTTCTTCCATTCTACTCGCCTTAATGGGTTCTGGGATGAATGGTCAAAGTTTTACATTTAATGGGTATCTGCCGATTGATAAAAGTGAAAGAAAATCGAAATTAAAAAGTTTGGAACGTTTATCTTCTGAACACAATCAAGCTCAAATTTTTATTGAAACACCATACAGAAACATGAAGATGCTTGAAGATTTAGTAAACACACTTCATCCAAACACTAGAATTTGTGTGGCTTGCGATTTGACTTTGCCAACTGAATTCATTAAAACCAAAACTGCAAGCGACTGGAAACATAATAAAGAAGACCTGCACAAGCGACCTGCTATTTTTATTATTCAGAAAGACTGA
- a CDS encoding PQQ-dependent sugar dehydrogenase, giving the protein MKTSIPLVLTLLLYIPFCYAQDLDLELYATGFNRPVSIKHAGDNKLYVVEQDGLIKIINADGTVESTPFLDIDNLVINTGNERGLLGLAFHPNYDTNGYFFVNYINNSGDTEISRFTRDATNPLIADPNSELPILSYNQPYSNHNGGDLAFGSDGFLYISSGDGGSGGDPDDNGQNTLNLLGKILRIDIDATTATEDYSIPSSNPFVGDPDVSPEIFAYGLRNPWKFSFDRLTNDMWIADVGQNAYEEINMVSVTEAATGLNYGWRCYEGNGPYNLDDCTDPSAYKYPISGYAHFGDGEPKCSITGGYRYRGTTYPNFNGWYFFADLCSQEIGYLVYDDVNMVWNRNLESFSGQWTAFGEDINGEIYVADLSSGNIYQLTDTTLSIEDDLLSSISIYPNPTKEILNINFGSSNSTNSSTKITICDIQGKTIKMIQRTGEIIQRVNTSQLSNGIYVLKINTENGSQSTHKLVIN; this is encoded by the coding sequence ATGAAAACTTCAATTCCGTTAGTCCTAACTTTATTACTATACATTCCATTTTGTTACGCACAAGATTTAGATCTAGAGCTCTATGCCACTGGTTTCAATCGACCAGTAAGCATTAAGCATGCAGGTGATAATAAGCTATATGTAGTAGAACAAGATGGTTTAATAAAGATAATAAATGCGGATGGCACGGTTGAAAGTACGCCATTCTTGGACATTGACAATCTTGTTATAAATACCGGAAATGAGAGAGGCCTTTTAGGTTTGGCTTTTCATCCCAATTATGATACTAACGGTTACTTTTTTGTAAACTACATTAATAACTCTGGAGATACTGAAATTTCAAGATTTACAAGAGATGCTACTAACCCTTTAATTGCAGACCCTAATTCAGAATTGCCTATCCTATCCTATAATCAACCGTATAGTAATCACAATGGTGGTGACTTAGCCTTTGGTTCTGATGGCTTTCTATATATTTCTTCGGGCGATGGTGGTTCTGGTGGAGATCCGGATGACAATGGACAAAATACGTTAAATTTATTAGGTAAAATTCTGAGAATAGATATTGATGCGACTACAGCCACGGAAGATTACAGTATTCCATCAAGTAATCCTTTTGTTGGCGATCCCGATGTAAGTCCAGAGATTTTTGCCTACGGTTTAAGAAATCCATGGAAATTCTCTTTCGATCGGCTCACTAACGACATGTGGATTGCAGATGTTGGTCAAAATGCTTATGAAGAAATTAACATGGTTTCTGTAACCGAAGCGGCTACTGGACTCAATTACGGCTGGAGATGTTATGAGGGCAATGGTCCGTACAACTTAGATGACTGCACTGACCCAAGTGCCTATAAATATCCGATTAGTGGTTATGCCCATTTTGGTGATGGGGAACCAAAATGTTCAATTACTGGAGGTTATCGCTATAGAGGAACTACATATCCCAATTTTAATGGTTGGTACTTCTTTGCTGATCTTTGTAGTCAAGAAATTGGCTATTTAGTCTATGACGACGTCAATATGGTTTGGAATAGAAACTTAGAGTCATTTTCCGGTCAATGGACTGCATTTGGTGAAGACATCAATGGGGAAATTTATGTAGCAGATTTGTCTTCAGGCAATATTTATCAACTTACGGATACCACTTTAAGTATTGAAGATGATTTATTATCCTCCATATCGATTTATCCAAATCCGACAAAAGAGATCTTGAATATTAATTTTGGTTCAAGTAATAGCACTAACAGTTCAACCAAAATAACAATCTGCGACATACAAGGTAAGACTATAAAAATGATTCAACGCACTGGCGAAATCATTCAAAGAGTAAATACCTCTCAACTCTCTAATGGTATTTATGTTTTAAAAATAAATACTGAAAACGGATCACAAAGTACCCATAAACTGGTTATAAATTAA